A single genomic interval of Lathyrus oleraceus cultivar Zhongwan6 chromosome 7, CAAS_Psat_ZW6_1.0, whole genome shotgun sequence harbors:
- the LOC127106498 gene encoding GATA transcription factor 19, which produces MEIANSREDGLMPHCSNGASLSDEGEQPHPIVTRASELTISFEGEVYVFPSVTPQKVQAVLLLLGGQETPNSIPTADFLVQQNYHDIWGINDPSRNSKLSRRFESLVRFREKRKDRCFEKKIRYTCRKEVAQRMQRKNGQFSSLKEEYSSPAENQDSNNGTPCPKSTERRCQHCGIGEKSTPVMRRGPAGPRSLCNACGLTWANKGTLRDLNRAGRIAFEQNELDTSTDLKPSTTEPENSCAAQDKEEIKESLRETKTPEMIDEQYMLESAEAVIDNLSIQVENNALDLHEQDKTMEDLADASGIEFEIPAGFDDQVDIDDPNLRTFWL; this is translated from the exons ATGGAAATAGCGAATTCACGTGAGGATGGGTTAATGCCACACTGTTCCAATGGAGCTTCGCTTTCTGATGAAGGTGAACAACCTCACCCCATTGTTACACGTGCCAGTGAACTCACCATTTCCTTTGAAGGCGAGGTCTATGTTTTCCCTTCCGTTACGCCACAAAAG GTGCAGGCTGTATTGTTACTCTTAGGAGGGCAGGAGACACCCAATAGCATCCCCACCGCTGACTTTTTGGTGCAGCAAAACTATCACGACATTTGG GGAATAAATGATCCTTCGCGTAATTCAAAGCTTTCGCGGAGATTTGAGTCACTTGTTAGGTTCCGTGAAAAACGAAAAGACAGATGTTTTGAGAAGAAAATTCGGTACACTTGCCGTAAAGAGGTTGCTCAGAG AATGCAACGGAAGAATGGACAGTTTTCATCATTGAAGGAAGAGTACAGTTCTCCGGCTGAAAACCAGGATTCTAACAATGGTACACCTTGCCCAAAATCTAC TGAGCGTAGATGTCAGCATTGTGGAATTGGTGAGAAGTCTACTCCAGTAATGCGCCGAGGACCGGCTGGTCCAAGATCTCTATGCAATGCCTGTGGGCTGACGTGGGCAAATAAG GGAACGCTGAGAGATCTCAACAGAGCAGGAAGGATTGCTTTTGAACAGAATGAATTG GATACTTCAACTGACCTAAAGCCTTCAACAACAGAGCCAGAAAATTCATGTGCAGCGCAGGACAAGGAG GAAATAAAGGAAAGCCTCCGGGAAACAAAAACTCCTGAGATGATAGATGAGCAG TATATGCTCGAATCTGCTGAAGCAGTTATTGACAACTTGTCCATCCAAGTGGAGAACAATGCTCTTGATCTGCATGAGCAG GATAAGACAATGGAGGATCTTGCTGATGCTTCTGGGATCGAATTTGAGATTCCTGCCGGTTTTGATGATCAG GTTGATATTGATGATCCCAACCTGAGGACTTTCTGGCTGTGA